A genomic window from Onychostoma macrolepis isolate SWU-2019 chromosome 22, ASM1243209v1, whole genome shotgun sequence includes:
- the LOC131531378 gene encoding SLAM family member 9-like: MGETSGSLAATGVFGVDVDGMESVSVLEGDSVALNSGFTEMMDDDLILWRFGAENTLIAQINVMAGSITVYDDDLGGRFRDRLKLDDQTGSLIITNIRTEHTGLYQLQTNSVSKSFSLTVYARLPVPVISSNSSQCSSSSSSQQNCSLVCSVVNVGHVTLSWYKGNSLLSSISVSDLSISLSLPLEVEYQDNNTYSCVLNNPISNQTRHLDISQLCHTCSAVGIFCICRKHRKTDQEVQAREEEITYADPTFYKRKAQKSNVKEEEDVVYAGVVTRR; this comes from the exons atgggtgagacttccggttcattagccgctacag GTGTCTTTGGTGTTGATGTGGATGGAATGGAGTCAGTGTCAGTgctggagggagattcagtcgcTCTAAACTCTGGTTTTACTGAAATGATGGATGATGATCTGATTCTGTGGAGGTTTGGAGCTGAAAACACTTTAATAGCTCAAATCAACGTAATGGCCGGCAGCATCACTGTATATGATGATGATCTCGgtgggagattcagagacagactgaagctggacgatcaaactggatctctgatcaTCACAAACATTAGAACTGAACACACTGGACTCTATCAACTACAGACCAACAGTGTGAGCAAGAGCTTCAGTCTCACTGTCTATG CTCGTCTACCGGTTCCTGTCATCAGCAGTAACTCTTCACAatgttcttcatcatcatcatcgcagcagaattgttcattggtgtgttcagtggtgaatgtgggtcatgtgactctctcctggtacaaaggaaacagtttattgtccagcatcagtgtgtctgatctcagcatcagtctctctctacctctggaggtggaatatcaggataacaacacctacagctgtgtgctcaacaatcccatcagcaaccagacgagacatctggacatcagtcaACTCTGTCACACATGTTCAG CAGTCGGGATCTTCTGCATCTGCAGGAAACACAGGAAAACAGATCAAGAAG TTCAGGCTCGTGAAGAGGAGATCACTTACGCTGATCCAACATTCTACAAAAGAAAAGCACAGAAATCG aatgttaaaGAGGAGGAGGATGTGGTGTATGCAGGTGTCGTCACTAGAAGATGA